A stretch of Bradyrhizobium sp. AZCC 2262 DNA encodes these proteins:
- a CDS encoding RidA family protein, whose amino-acid sequence MNAAYVEIMGDRRPARTVIGVQELPKAGALLTMNLTAVTRER is encoded by the coding sequence ATGAACGCTGCCTATGTCGAGATCATGGGAGATCGCAGGCCGGCGCGCACGGTGATTGGCGTTCAGGAACTCCCCAAGGCGGGCGCGTTGCTGACGATGAATCTCACTGCGGTGACGCGAGAGCGATGA